In the Papaver somniferum cultivar HN1 unplaced genomic scaffold, ASM357369v1 unplaced-scaffold_77, whole genome shotgun sequence genome, one interval contains:
- the LOC113344500 gene encoding heavy metal-associated isoprenylated plant protein 39-like, which yields MKKMMVIKLDISDEKYKLKAMKSVSGFAGVDSISWDMKEAQKKLTITGDVDPVDIVIKLRKHCNAELVSVGPAKEPEKKKEEPKKEEPKKEEQKKSQHRGA from the exons ATGAAG AAAATGATGGTAATCAAGTTGGATATCAGTGATGAGAAGTACAAACTGAAGGCCATGAAATCGGTTTCGGGCTTCGCAGGGGTTGATTCAATATCATGGGATATGAAAGAAGCACAGAAGAAACTGACAATAACCGGAGATGTTGATCCTGTAGATATCGTAATCAAACTGAGGAAACATTGTAATGCAGAATTGGTGTCAGTTGGGCCAGCAAAAGaaccagaaaagaaaaaagaggaacCAAAGAAAGAAGAACCGAAAaaggaagaacaaaagaaaagcCAACATAGAGGTGCTTAG
- the LOC113344497 gene encoding uncharacterized protein LOC113344497 isoform X1, which produces MKNWRNSVDNNQGGLRTNERNLVAEMIEMRKVRTAFMVEKCRNRNEAVMCPKPQRQNIRPCGGEYADQNIAGQLPHIFAGKQASPPFYSGSPPIRSSNPVTQDARFREQRGQASPIRDFCIESSEVDRMRSITTMA; this is translated from the exons ATGAAGAATTGGAGGAATTCAGTTGACAACAACCAAG GAGGATTGAGAACAAACGAGAGAAATTTAGTGGCTGAGATGATTGAGATGAGAAAAGTTCGGACAGCGTTTATGGTGGAGAAATGTCGAAACAGGAATGAAGCAGTCATGTGTCCCAAACCACAGAGACAAAATATAAG GCCTTGTGGGGGGGAGTATGCCGACCAAAACATAGCAGGTCAGCTTCCACATATCTTTGCGGGCAAG CAGGCATCCCCGCCATTTTACTCAGGTTCTCCTCCTATCCGTTCTAGTAACCCTGTAACCCAAGATGCCCGTTTCCGTGAACAGAGGGGTCAAGCAAGCCCTATTCGTGATTTTTGTATAGAAAGTTCAGAAGTTGATCGGATGCGAAGCATCACAACGATGGCCTGA
- the LOC113344505 gene encoding glutathione S-transferase F13-like, with protein MALKLYGFPMSSPTACVMTCLAEKEVEYELVNVDLSKGEHKFPAYLAKNPFGQIPVLEDGSVTLFESRAITRYIAHKYESGTDLSRNENMEASAMVGVWLEVESKQFNPVIHTIIFEQLIKPVFYHQTPDQSIIDENLAKLVPVLDVYDTRLSYSKYLACDSFTLADLHHLPYIYYFMKTPWTDMIKSRANVRAWWEDISVRPSFVKVAQLIESQV; from the exons ATGGCTTTGAAGCTATATGGGTTTCCAATGTCATCCCCAACAGCGTGTGTGATGACATGCCTGGCAGAAAAAGAAGTAGAGTATGAGCTTGTCAATGTTGACCTTTCCAAAGGAGAACACAAATTCCCAGCTTATCTCGCCAAAAAT CCATTTGGTCAGATACCAGTTTTGGAAGATGGATCTGTCACACTTTTTG AATCTCGTGCAATTACCCGGTACATAGCCCATAAGTACGAATCCGGTACAGATCTATCCAGAAATGAAAACATGGAAGCCTCAGCAATGGTTGGGGTATGGTTAGAAGTGGAATCCAAACAGTTCAACCCTGTTATCCACACTATCATCTTCGAACAATTAATAAAGCCAGTATTTTATCACCAAACTCCTGATCAATCAATAATTGACGAGAATCTCGCGAAACTGGTACCAGTGCTTGATGTTTATGACACTAGGTTGAGCTATTCGAAGTACTTGGCATGTGATTCTTTTACTCTTGCTGATCTCCATCACCTTCCCTATATTTACTATTTCATGAAAACTCCGTGGACTGATATGATCAAATCTAGGGCTAATGTTAGGGCATGGTGGGAGGACATTTCAGTTAGACCATCTTTTGTTAAGGTTGCTCAGCTGATTGAGAGTCAAGTATGA
- the LOC113344495 gene encoding F-box protein At5g07610-like, with amino-acid sequence MCCSSIRASFLERTYYVFNPFAKQFRSIVSGSQGKEKGFVVFSSVSLAYDPRNSPHYKVVCIWFTKQPEDSDTNVDLQLEIYSSETATWKLSGDVFSAPRRSFLYKSGVFWKGSLHWIDPSIEGNSFCFNVDQELRMKMPDYRSVPSVEDKMMVKFFGECRGHLHLIVSPASLSSFEVLEMETDYMGWNVKYHVSPQELIILYPRPPAFDVLLVEEVECNSSKVVLLIQDKVFSYDIQDKSFKEIHRLAPGLGVFPILCFYLVRIREGLKLQGRTCGSQRPSCERLKYLLNSDGSKSEFGEVAGVSGRGQHSSDFVDRTEAGFFR; translated from the exons ATGTGTTGTAGCAGCATTAGAGCCAGTTTCTTGGAGCGCACCTATTACGTTTTCAATCCATTTGCAAAACAATTTCGGTCTATTGTGAGTGGATCTCAGGGAAAGGAAAAGGGTTTTGTTGTGTTTTCTAGTGTCAGCTTGGCTTATGATCCACGCAATTCACCCCACTACAAAGTTGTTTGCATTTGGTTCACTAAACAACCCGAAGATTCTGATACCAATGTGGATCTTCAATTGGAGATATACTCATCTGAAACTGCTACTTGGAAGCTTTCTGGAGATGTTTTTTCTGCACCTCGTCGTAGCTTCCTCTATAAAAGTGGAGTATTCTGGAAAGGTTCGTTGCACTGGATTGACCCATCGATAGAAGGGAATTCTTTTTGTTTCAATGTTGATCAAGAATTAAGAATGAAAATGCCAGACTACCGTTCTGTTCCTAGTGTAGAGGATAAAATGATGGTTAAATTCTTCGGGGAGTGTAGGGGTCACTTGCATCTAATTGTCAGTCCTGCTTCACTTTCTAGTTTTGAAGTCTTGGAAATGGAGACGGACTACATGGGATGGAATGTAAAATATCACGTTTCTCCCCAAGAATTGATAATTTTGTATCCACGGCCCCCTGCCTTTGATGTATTGCTGGTAGAGGAAGTAGAATGCAATTCGTCTAAGGTGGTTTTACTAATCCAAGATAAAGTTTTTTCTTATGATATACAGGACAAGAGCTTCAAGGAAATTCATAGACTGGCACCAG GCTTAGGGGTGTTCCCTATATTATGTTTTTATCTCGTACGAATTAGAGAAG GATTGAAACTACAAGGCAGAACATGTGGTTCACAGAGGCCATCCTGTGAAAGACTGAAATATCTTCTCAACTCTGATGGCTCAAAATCGGAGTTTGGAGAAGTTGCTGGTGTTTCTGGGAGgggacaacacagtagtgattttgTTGACAGAACAGAAGCTGGCTTCTTTAGATGA
- the LOC113344501 gene encoding heavy metal-associated isoprenylated plant protein 39-like, whose protein sequence is MKKMMVVKMDISDEKFKLRAMKSVSGFTGVDSISWDMKEAQKKLKITGDIDPVDIVTKLRKHSHAELLLVGPAEEPEKKKEPDEKKKEPKKEEAKKK, encoded by the exons ATGAAG AAAATGATGGTAGTGAAGATGGATATCAGTGATGAGAAATTCAAACTGAGGGCCATGAAATCTGTTTCGGGTTTCACAGGGGTTGATTCAATATCATGGGATATGAAAGAAGCACAGAAGAAACTGAAAATAACTGGAGATATTGATCCTGTTGATATTGTAACCAAATTAAGAAAGCATTCTCATGCAGAATTACTACTAGTTGGTCCAGCAGAAGaaccagagaagaaaaaagaaccagatgagaagaaaaaagaaccgAAAAAAGAAGAAGCCAAGAAGAAATAA
- the LOC113344497 gene encoding uncharacterized protein LOC113344497 isoform X2 codes for MKNWRNSVDNNQGGLRTNERNLVAEMIEMRKVRTAFMVEKCRNRNEAVMCPKPQRQNIRPCGGEYADQNIAGQLPHIFAGKASPPFYSGSPPIRSSNPVTQDARFREQRGQASPIRDFCIESSEVDRMRSITTMA; via the exons ATGAAGAATTGGAGGAATTCAGTTGACAACAACCAAG GAGGATTGAGAACAAACGAGAGAAATTTAGTGGCTGAGATGATTGAGATGAGAAAAGTTCGGACAGCGTTTATGGTGGAGAAATGTCGAAACAGGAATGAAGCAGTCATGTGTCCCAAACCACAGAGACAAAATATAAG GCCTTGTGGGGGGGAGTATGCCGACCAAAACATAGCAGGTCAGCTTCCACATATCTTTGCGGGCAAG GCATCCCCGCCATTTTACTCAGGTTCTCCTCCTATCCGTTCTAGTAACCCTGTAACCCAAGATGCCCGTTTCCGTGAACAGAGGGGTCAAGCAAGCCCTATTCGTGATTTTTGTATAGAAAGTTCAGAAGTTGATCGGATGCGAAGCATCACAACGATGGCCTGA